In the genome of Raphanus sativus cultivar WK10039 chromosome 4, ASM80110v3, whole genome shotgun sequence, one region contains:
- the LOC108855499 gene encoding phytyl ester synthase 2, chloroplastic isoform X1 — translation MAATVLGSVFGISPVSSPSTERVKRTKSYLRGRTQAIKSVTRTNHGCVRRVHKNKDHDGEGAKVAKLLVESPYSKVEAARPDLGKRLSDFMVEARDLVGDDGGPPRWFSPLECSTQAPGSPLLLFIPGIDGTGLGLIRHHKKLGEIFDVWCLHIPVRDRTPAKDLVNLIERTVKSENHRFPNRPIYLVGDSIGACLALDVAARNRNIDLSLILANPATHVNNLMSQPLSGMLNVLPDGVPTLLEEIFGFTQASSSDPLTAMLDALTNEFSVSGGILRDIFAVSANLPTLSRIFPKETLLWKLELLKSAVASANSHVHAVRAETLILLSGRDQWLLKVEDIDRLAVTLPKCIVRKMKDNGQFLFFEDGVDLVTIIKCTCFYRRGKSHDHLSDYIMPTTFELKQQIDDHKLLIDATSPVMLSTLANGKVVRSLEGLPSEGPVLYVGYHMLLGFELPPMVSQILKERNIHLRGLAHPMLFTNNQDALVDTQMFDKYKIMGGVPVSNFNIYKLLRLKSHVLLYPGGVREALHRKGEEYKLFWPEQPEFVRVASKFGAKIVPFGVVGEDDIFDIVLDANDQKNIPILKDLMEEATKQAGNLREGDESELGNQEAYFPGLLPKIPGRFYYYFGKPIETAGREQELKDREKAQELYLQVKSEVEECIAYLKMKRESDPYRNLLPRMLYQASHGFSSEIPTFDL, via the exons ATGGCGGCTACAGTACTTGGCTCCGTCTTTGGTATCTCTCCCGTCTCATCTCCATCAACAGAAAGAGTCAAACGTACGAAGTCATACCTACGAGGAAGGACGCAGGCTATCAAATCTGTAACGCGGACGAATCACGGATGTGTTCGACGAGTACACAAGAACAAGGATCACGACGGGGAAGGAGCAAAGGTGGCTAAGTTGTTGGTGGAGAGTCCGTATTCGAAAGTGGAGGCGGCGCGTCCAGATTTGGGGAAGAGGTTGTCGGATTTTATGGTGGAAGCGAGAGATTTGGTCGGAGATGATGGTGGTCCGCCACGTTGGTTCTCTCCGTTGGAGTGTAGCACTCAGGCTCCAGGCTCGCCTCTTCTCCTTTTCATACCTG GTATCGATGGTACTGGACTTGGGCTCATTAGACACCACAAGAAACTCGGGGA AATTTTTGATGTATGGTGCCTTCACATTCCAGTCAGGGATCGAACTCCAGCTAAAG ATTTGGTGAACCTTATTGAGAGGACAGTTAAGTCAGAGAATCATCGTTTCCCAAACAGACCAATATATTTAGTTGGTGATTCTATCGGAGCATGTCTTGCGTTAGATGTTGCAGCCAGGAATCGCAACATCGATCTTTCTCTCATTTTGGCTAATCCAG CCACACATGTCAACAACCTCATGTCGCAACCTCTATCAGGAATGCTGAATGTTTTACCAGATGGAGTTCCCACACTATTGGAAGAAATTTTTGGTTTTACGCAAGCTAGTAGTA GCGATCCGTTGACTGCAATGTTAGACGCTTTGACGAATGAATTTTCTGTTAGCGGAGGGATACTAAGAGATATCTTTGCAGTTTCAGCTAATCTTCCT aCGTTGAGTAGGATATTCCCTAAGGAGACACTTCTTTGGAAGCTAGAACTGCTCAAGTCTGCTGTTGCATCTGCCAATTCTCACGTACACGCAGTCAGAGCTGAAACACTGATACTTTTGAG TGGACGCGATCAATGGCTGCTGAAAGTGGAAGACATTGACAGATTGGCGGTCACATTGCCAAAATGCATTGTCCGCAAGATGAAAGACAATGGACAGTTTCTGTTTTTT GAGGACGGTGTGGATCTGGTTACTATCATCAAATGTACCTGTTTCTATCGCCGTGGGAAGTCTCATGACCACCTTTCAGATTACATCATGCCTACCACATTTGAGTTAAAACAACAAATAGACGACCACAA ATTGCTAATAGATGCTACTTCTCCTGTGATGCTATCAACTCTAGCAAACGGTAAAGTTGTAAGGAGCCTTGAAGGTTTACCATCGGAAGGACCTGTTCTGTACGTTGGCTATCACATGTTACTGGGATTTGAGCTACCTCCAATGGTATCACAGATCTTGAAAGAGAGAAACATTCACTTGCGAGGTTTGGCACATCCCATGCTTTTTACGAACAACCAAGATGCGTTAGTCGACACACAGATGTttgacaaatataaaataatgggTGGAGTTCCTGTCTCCAACTTCAATATCTACAAGTTACTGCGTTTAAAATCTCATGTGCTTTTGTATCCTGGTGGTGTCCGCGAAGCTCTCCATAGAAAG GGTGAAGAATACAAGTTGTTCTGGCCAGAGCAACCTGAGTTTGTGAGAGTTGCATCCAAATTTGGAGCGAAAATAGTCCCTTTTGGTGTTGTTGGAGAAGATGACATCTTTGAC ATTGTACTGGATGCTAATGATCAAAAGAACATACCTATCCTAAAGGATTTGATGGAAGAGGCAACAAAACAAGCTGGCAACTTAAG GGAAGGCGATGAGAGCGAACTGGGAAACCAAGAAGCCTATTTCCCGGGACTATTACCTAAGATTCCTGGGAGGTTCTACTACTACTTTGGGAAACCAATAGAAACAGCAGGTAGGGAACAAGAGCTAAAAGACAGAGAGAAGGCTCAGGAGCTTTACTTGCAAGTCAAGTCAGAGGTCGAAGAGTGCATTGCCtatttgaaaatgaaaagagaGAGTGATCCCTATAGAAACTTGTTGCCAAGGATGTTGTATCAGGCCTCACATGGTTTCTCTTCTGAAATTCCAACGTTTGATCTCtag
- the LOC108855499 gene encoding phytyl ester synthase 2, chloroplastic isoform X4 — protein MAATVLGSVFGISPVSSPSTERVKRTKSYLRGRTQAIKSVTRTNHGCVRRVHKNKDHDGEGAKVAKLLVESPYSKVEAARPDLGKRLSDFMVEARDLVGDDGGPPRWFSPLECSTQAPGSPLLLFIPGIDGTGLGLIRHHKKLGEIFDVWCLHIPVRDRTPAKDLVNLIERTVKSENHRFPNRPIYLVGDSIGACLALDVAARNRNIDLSLILANPATHVNNLMSQPLSGMLNVLPDGVPTLLEEIFGFTQGDPLTAMLDALTNEFSVSGGILRDIFAVSANLPTLSRIFPKETLLWKLELLKSAVASANSHVHAVRAETLILLSGRDQWLLKVEDIDRLAVTLPKCIVRKMKDNGQFLFFEDGVDLVTIIKCTCFYRRGKSHDHLSDYIMPTTFELKQQIDDHKLLIDATSPVMLSTLANGKVVRSLEGLPSEGPVLYVGYHMLLGFELPPMVSQILKERNIHLRGLAHPMLFTNNQDALVDTQMFDKYKIMGGVPVSNFNIYKLLRLKSHVLLYPGGVREALHRKGEEYKLFWPEQPEFVRVASKFGAKIVPFGVVGEDDIFDIVLDANDQKNIPILKDLMEEATKQAGNLREGDESELGNQEAYFPGLLPKIPGRFYYYFGKPIETAGREQELKDREKAQELYLQVKSEVEECIAYLKMKRESDPYRNLLPRMLYQASHGFSSEIPTFDL, from the exons ATGGCGGCTACAGTACTTGGCTCCGTCTTTGGTATCTCTCCCGTCTCATCTCCATCAACAGAAAGAGTCAAACGTACGAAGTCATACCTACGAGGAAGGACGCAGGCTATCAAATCTGTAACGCGGACGAATCACGGATGTGTTCGACGAGTACACAAGAACAAGGATCACGACGGGGAAGGAGCAAAGGTGGCTAAGTTGTTGGTGGAGAGTCCGTATTCGAAAGTGGAGGCGGCGCGTCCAGATTTGGGGAAGAGGTTGTCGGATTTTATGGTGGAAGCGAGAGATTTGGTCGGAGATGATGGTGGTCCGCCACGTTGGTTCTCTCCGTTGGAGTGTAGCACTCAGGCTCCAGGCTCGCCTCTTCTCCTTTTCATACCTG GTATCGATGGTACTGGACTTGGGCTCATTAGACACCACAAGAAACTCGGGGA AATTTTTGATGTATGGTGCCTTCACATTCCAGTCAGGGATCGAACTCCAGCTAAAG ATTTGGTGAACCTTATTGAGAGGACAGTTAAGTCAGAGAATCATCGTTTCCCAAACAGACCAATATATTTAGTTGGTGATTCTATCGGAGCATGTCTTGCGTTAGATGTTGCAGCCAGGAATCGCAACATCGATCTTTCTCTCATTTTGGCTAATCCAG CCACACATGTCAACAACCTCATGTCGCAACCTCTATCAGGAATGCTGAATGTTTTACCAGATGGAGTTCCCACACTATTGGAAGAAATTTTTGGTTTTACGCAAG GCGATCCGTTGACTGCAATGTTAGACGCTTTGACGAATGAATTTTCTGTTAGCGGAGGGATACTAAGAGATATCTTTGCAGTTTCAGCTAATCTTCCT aCGTTGAGTAGGATATTCCCTAAGGAGACACTTCTTTGGAAGCTAGAACTGCTCAAGTCTGCTGTTGCATCTGCCAATTCTCACGTACACGCAGTCAGAGCTGAAACACTGATACTTTTGAG TGGACGCGATCAATGGCTGCTGAAAGTGGAAGACATTGACAGATTGGCGGTCACATTGCCAAAATGCATTGTCCGCAAGATGAAAGACAATGGACAGTTTCTGTTTTTT GAGGACGGTGTGGATCTGGTTACTATCATCAAATGTACCTGTTTCTATCGCCGTGGGAAGTCTCATGACCACCTTTCAGATTACATCATGCCTACCACATTTGAGTTAAAACAACAAATAGACGACCACAA ATTGCTAATAGATGCTACTTCTCCTGTGATGCTATCAACTCTAGCAAACGGTAAAGTTGTAAGGAGCCTTGAAGGTTTACCATCGGAAGGACCTGTTCTGTACGTTGGCTATCACATGTTACTGGGATTTGAGCTACCTCCAATGGTATCACAGATCTTGAAAGAGAGAAACATTCACTTGCGAGGTTTGGCACATCCCATGCTTTTTACGAACAACCAAGATGCGTTAGTCGACACACAGATGTttgacaaatataaaataatgggTGGAGTTCCTGTCTCCAACTTCAATATCTACAAGTTACTGCGTTTAAAATCTCATGTGCTTTTGTATCCTGGTGGTGTCCGCGAAGCTCTCCATAGAAAG GGTGAAGAATACAAGTTGTTCTGGCCAGAGCAACCTGAGTTTGTGAGAGTTGCATCCAAATTTGGAGCGAAAATAGTCCCTTTTGGTGTTGTTGGAGAAGATGACATCTTTGAC ATTGTACTGGATGCTAATGATCAAAAGAACATACCTATCCTAAAGGATTTGATGGAAGAGGCAACAAAACAAGCTGGCAACTTAAG GGAAGGCGATGAGAGCGAACTGGGAAACCAAGAAGCCTATTTCCCGGGACTATTACCTAAGATTCCTGGGAGGTTCTACTACTACTTTGGGAAACCAATAGAAACAGCAGGTAGGGAACAAGAGCTAAAAGACAGAGAGAAGGCTCAGGAGCTTTACTTGCAAGTCAAGTCAGAGGTCGAAGAGTGCATTGCCtatttgaaaatgaaaagagaGAGTGATCCCTATAGAAACTTGTTGCCAAGGATGTTGTATCAGGCCTCACATGGTTTCTCTTCTGAAATTCCAACGTTTGATCTCtag
- the LOC108855499 gene encoding phytyl ester synthase 2, chloroplastic isoform X2 — MAATVLGSVFGISPVSSPSTERVKRTKSYLRGRTQAIKSVTRTNHGCVRRVHKNKDHDGEGAKVAKLLVESPYSKVEAARPDLGKRLSDFMVEARDLVGDDGGPPRWFSPLECSTQAPGSPLLLFIPGIDGTGLGLIRHHKKLGEIFDVWCLHIPVRDRTPAKDLVNLIERTVKSENHRFPNRPIYLVGDSIGACLALDVAARNRNIDLSLILANPATHVNNLMSQPLSGMLNVLPDGVPTLLEEIFGFTQASSDPLTAMLDALTNEFSVSGGILRDIFAVSANLPTLSRIFPKETLLWKLELLKSAVASANSHVHAVRAETLILLSGRDQWLLKVEDIDRLAVTLPKCIVRKMKDNGQFLFFEDGVDLVTIIKCTCFYRRGKSHDHLSDYIMPTTFELKQQIDDHKLLIDATSPVMLSTLANGKVVRSLEGLPSEGPVLYVGYHMLLGFELPPMVSQILKERNIHLRGLAHPMLFTNNQDALVDTQMFDKYKIMGGVPVSNFNIYKLLRLKSHVLLYPGGVREALHRKGEEYKLFWPEQPEFVRVASKFGAKIVPFGVVGEDDIFDIVLDANDQKNIPILKDLMEEATKQAGNLREGDESELGNQEAYFPGLLPKIPGRFYYYFGKPIETAGREQELKDREKAQELYLQVKSEVEECIAYLKMKRESDPYRNLLPRMLYQASHGFSSEIPTFDL, encoded by the exons ATGGCGGCTACAGTACTTGGCTCCGTCTTTGGTATCTCTCCCGTCTCATCTCCATCAACAGAAAGAGTCAAACGTACGAAGTCATACCTACGAGGAAGGACGCAGGCTATCAAATCTGTAACGCGGACGAATCACGGATGTGTTCGACGAGTACACAAGAACAAGGATCACGACGGGGAAGGAGCAAAGGTGGCTAAGTTGTTGGTGGAGAGTCCGTATTCGAAAGTGGAGGCGGCGCGTCCAGATTTGGGGAAGAGGTTGTCGGATTTTATGGTGGAAGCGAGAGATTTGGTCGGAGATGATGGTGGTCCGCCACGTTGGTTCTCTCCGTTGGAGTGTAGCACTCAGGCTCCAGGCTCGCCTCTTCTCCTTTTCATACCTG GTATCGATGGTACTGGACTTGGGCTCATTAGACACCACAAGAAACTCGGGGA AATTTTTGATGTATGGTGCCTTCACATTCCAGTCAGGGATCGAACTCCAGCTAAAG ATTTGGTGAACCTTATTGAGAGGACAGTTAAGTCAGAGAATCATCGTTTCCCAAACAGACCAATATATTTAGTTGGTGATTCTATCGGAGCATGTCTTGCGTTAGATGTTGCAGCCAGGAATCGCAACATCGATCTTTCTCTCATTTTGGCTAATCCAG CCACACATGTCAACAACCTCATGTCGCAACCTCTATCAGGAATGCTGAATGTTTTACCAGATGGAGTTCCCACACTATTGGAAGAAATTTTTGGTTTTACGCAAGCTAGTA GCGATCCGTTGACTGCAATGTTAGACGCTTTGACGAATGAATTTTCTGTTAGCGGAGGGATACTAAGAGATATCTTTGCAGTTTCAGCTAATCTTCCT aCGTTGAGTAGGATATTCCCTAAGGAGACACTTCTTTGGAAGCTAGAACTGCTCAAGTCTGCTGTTGCATCTGCCAATTCTCACGTACACGCAGTCAGAGCTGAAACACTGATACTTTTGAG TGGACGCGATCAATGGCTGCTGAAAGTGGAAGACATTGACAGATTGGCGGTCACATTGCCAAAATGCATTGTCCGCAAGATGAAAGACAATGGACAGTTTCTGTTTTTT GAGGACGGTGTGGATCTGGTTACTATCATCAAATGTACCTGTTTCTATCGCCGTGGGAAGTCTCATGACCACCTTTCAGATTACATCATGCCTACCACATTTGAGTTAAAACAACAAATAGACGACCACAA ATTGCTAATAGATGCTACTTCTCCTGTGATGCTATCAACTCTAGCAAACGGTAAAGTTGTAAGGAGCCTTGAAGGTTTACCATCGGAAGGACCTGTTCTGTACGTTGGCTATCACATGTTACTGGGATTTGAGCTACCTCCAATGGTATCACAGATCTTGAAAGAGAGAAACATTCACTTGCGAGGTTTGGCACATCCCATGCTTTTTACGAACAACCAAGATGCGTTAGTCGACACACAGATGTttgacaaatataaaataatgggTGGAGTTCCTGTCTCCAACTTCAATATCTACAAGTTACTGCGTTTAAAATCTCATGTGCTTTTGTATCCTGGTGGTGTCCGCGAAGCTCTCCATAGAAAG GGTGAAGAATACAAGTTGTTCTGGCCAGAGCAACCTGAGTTTGTGAGAGTTGCATCCAAATTTGGAGCGAAAATAGTCCCTTTTGGTGTTGTTGGAGAAGATGACATCTTTGAC ATTGTACTGGATGCTAATGATCAAAAGAACATACCTATCCTAAAGGATTTGATGGAAGAGGCAACAAAACAAGCTGGCAACTTAAG GGAAGGCGATGAGAGCGAACTGGGAAACCAAGAAGCCTATTTCCCGGGACTATTACCTAAGATTCCTGGGAGGTTCTACTACTACTTTGGGAAACCAATAGAAACAGCAGGTAGGGAACAAGAGCTAAAAGACAGAGAGAAGGCTCAGGAGCTTTACTTGCAAGTCAAGTCAGAGGTCGAAGAGTGCATTGCCtatttgaaaatgaaaagagaGAGTGATCCCTATAGAAACTTGTTGCCAAGGATGTTGTATCAGGCCTCACATGGTTTCTCTTCTGAAATTCCAACGTTTGATCTCtag
- the LOC108855499 gene encoding phytyl ester synthase 2, chloroplastic isoform X3 — protein MAATVLGSVFGISPVSSPSTERVKRTKSYLRGRTQAIKSVTRTNHGCVRRVHKNKDHDGEGAKVAKLLVESPYSKVEAARPDLGKRLSDFMVEARDLVGDDGGPPRWFSPLECSTQAPGSPLLLFIPGIDGTGLGLIRHHKKLGEIFDVWCLHIPVRDRTPAKDLVNLIERTVKSENHRFPNRPIYLVGDSIGACLALDVAARNRNIDLSLILANPATHVNNLMSQPLSGMLNVLPDGVPTLLEEIFGFTQASDPLTAMLDALTNEFSVSGGILRDIFAVSANLPTLSRIFPKETLLWKLELLKSAVASANSHVHAVRAETLILLSGRDQWLLKVEDIDRLAVTLPKCIVRKMKDNGQFLFFEDGVDLVTIIKCTCFYRRGKSHDHLSDYIMPTTFELKQQIDDHKLLIDATSPVMLSTLANGKVVRSLEGLPSEGPVLYVGYHMLLGFELPPMVSQILKERNIHLRGLAHPMLFTNNQDALVDTQMFDKYKIMGGVPVSNFNIYKLLRLKSHVLLYPGGVREALHRKGEEYKLFWPEQPEFVRVASKFGAKIVPFGVVGEDDIFDIVLDANDQKNIPILKDLMEEATKQAGNLREGDESELGNQEAYFPGLLPKIPGRFYYYFGKPIETAGREQELKDREKAQELYLQVKSEVEECIAYLKMKRESDPYRNLLPRMLYQASHGFSSEIPTFDL, from the exons ATGGCGGCTACAGTACTTGGCTCCGTCTTTGGTATCTCTCCCGTCTCATCTCCATCAACAGAAAGAGTCAAACGTACGAAGTCATACCTACGAGGAAGGACGCAGGCTATCAAATCTGTAACGCGGACGAATCACGGATGTGTTCGACGAGTACACAAGAACAAGGATCACGACGGGGAAGGAGCAAAGGTGGCTAAGTTGTTGGTGGAGAGTCCGTATTCGAAAGTGGAGGCGGCGCGTCCAGATTTGGGGAAGAGGTTGTCGGATTTTATGGTGGAAGCGAGAGATTTGGTCGGAGATGATGGTGGTCCGCCACGTTGGTTCTCTCCGTTGGAGTGTAGCACTCAGGCTCCAGGCTCGCCTCTTCTCCTTTTCATACCTG GTATCGATGGTACTGGACTTGGGCTCATTAGACACCACAAGAAACTCGGGGA AATTTTTGATGTATGGTGCCTTCACATTCCAGTCAGGGATCGAACTCCAGCTAAAG ATTTGGTGAACCTTATTGAGAGGACAGTTAAGTCAGAGAATCATCGTTTCCCAAACAGACCAATATATTTAGTTGGTGATTCTATCGGAGCATGTCTTGCGTTAGATGTTGCAGCCAGGAATCGCAACATCGATCTTTCTCTCATTTTGGCTAATCCAG CCACACATGTCAACAACCTCATGTCGCAACCTCTATCAGGAATGCTGAATGTTTTACCAGATGGAGTTCCCACACTATTGGAAGAAATTTTTGGTTTTACGCAAGCTA GCGATCCGTTGACTGCAATGTTAGACGCTTTGACGAATGAATTTTCTGTTAGCGGAGGGATACTAAGAGATATCTTTGCAGTTTCAGCTAATCTTCCT aCGTTGAGTAGGATATTCCCTAAGGAGACACTTCTTTGGAAGCTAGAACTGCTCAAGTCTGCTGTTGCATCTGCCAATTCTCACGTACACGCAGTCAGAGCTGAAACACTGATACTTTTGAG TGGACGCGATCAATGGCTGCTGAAAGTGGAAGACATTGACAGATTGGCGGTCACATTGCCAAAATGCATTGTCCGCAAGATGAAAGACAATGGACAGTTTCTGTTTTTT GAGGACGGTGTGGATCTGGTTACTATCATCAAATGTACCTGTTTCTATCGCCGTGGGAAGTCTCATGACCACCTTTCAGATTACATCATGCCTACCACATTTGAGTTAAAACAACAAATAGACGACCACAA ATTGCTAATAGATGCTACTTCTCCTGTGATGCTATCAACTCTAGCAAACGGTAAAGTTGTAAGGAGCCTTGAAGGTTTACCATCGGAAGGACCTGTTCTGTACGTTGGCTATCACATGTTACTGGGATTTGAGCTACCTCCAATGGTATCACAGATCTTGAAAGAGAGAAACATTCACTTGCGAGGTTTGGCACATCCCATGCTTTTTACGAACAACCAAGATGCGTTAGTCGACACACAGATGTttgacaaatataaaataatgggTGGAGTTCCTGTCTCCAACTTCAATATCTACAAGTTACTGCGTTTAAAATCTCATGTGCTTTTGTATCCTGGTGGTGTCCGCGAAGCTCTCCATAGAAAG GGTGAAGAATACAAGTTGTTCTGGCCAGAGCAACCTGAGTTTGTGAGAGTTGCATCCAAATTTGGAGCGAAAATAGTCCCTTTTGGTGTTGTTGGAGAAGATGACATCTTTGAC ATTGTACTGGATGCTAATGATCAAAAGAACATACCTATCCTAAAGGATTTGATGGAAGAGGCAACAAAACAAGCTGGCAACTTAAG GGAAGGCGATGAGAGCGAACTGGGAAACCAAGAAGCCTATTTCCCGGGACTATTACCTAAGATTCCTGGGAGGTTCTACTACTACTTTGGGAAACCAATAGAAACAGCAGGTAGGGAACAAGAGCTAAAAGACAGAGAGAAGGCTCAGGAGCTTTACTTGCAAGTCAAGTCAGAGGTCGAAGAGTGCATTGCCtatttgaaaatgaaaagagaGAGTGATCCCTATAGAAACTTGTTGCCAAGGATGTTGTATCAGGCCTCACATGGTTTCTCTTCTGAAATTCCAACGTTTGATCTCtag